Proteins from one Campylobacter concisus genomic window:
- the folE gene encoding GTP cyclohydrolase I FolE — protein MQESFENSVKNMLTIIGEDPNREGLIKTPERVFKAFKFLTSGYDEDPKEVLGDALFTSSNNEMVLMRNIEFYSLCEHHLLPIIGRVHVAYIPNGKVVGLSKIPRMVNIYARRLQIQEQMTEQIAKALEDVIAPKGVGVVVEARHMCVEMRGVQKINSTTTTSALRGCFIKNADTRREFFSLINSPRETHF, from the coding sequence ATGCAAGAGAGTTTTGAAAATTCGGTTAAAAACATGCTAACGATTATAGGCGAAGATCCAAACAGAGAAGGCCTTATAAAGACGCCTGAGCGTGTCTTTAAAGCATTTAAATTTCTAACTAGCGGATATGATGAAGATCCAAAAGAGGTTCTTGGTGACGCACTTTTTACTAGCTCAAATAATGAGATGGTTTTGATGCGAAACATCGAATTTTACAGTCTTTGCGAGCACCATTTGTTGCCTATTATCGGCCGTGTGCATGTGGCGTACATCCCAAATGGCAAGGTCGTTGGCCTTAGTAAAATTCCACGCATGGTAAATATCTATGCAAGACGCTTGCAAATTCAAGAGCAAATGACTGAGCAGATAGCAAAAGCACTTGAGGACGTAATAGCTCCAAAAGGCGTTGGAGTTGTCGTTGAGGCTAGACATATGTGCGTTGAGATGAGAGGTGTGCAAAAGATAAACTCAACCACTACGACCTCGGCACTTAGAGGCTGCTTTATCAAAAACGCAGACACAAGACGAGAATTTTTCTCGCTTATAAACTCTCCTAGGGAAACGCATTTTTGA